The Deltaproteobacteria bacterium genome includes a window with the following:
- a CDS encoding cupin domain-containing protein, with amino-acid sequence MAKPAEELQTTMDNIPYFYKWQKGEGVDVVDTFFIQDLKEVPLKWWDRMGGDGTLFNMEGAGDATGAYIVEIAPGKSLNPMRHLYEELILVVQGRGATTIWNDNGAKQTFEWQEGSLISVPLNVHHQHFNGQGDKPARLFSVNNMPIVFSLFHNEQFIFNTPYDFQDRFDGRPDFFSSKGTQHPGRIWETNFIADTRTFNLQEWKERGAGGKNVFLEMCDGTMAAHISEFPVGTYKKAHRHGPGFNVIIIKGQGFSLFWWEGEEPKRYDWQDGSVFVPPEMMFHQHFNLGPSGARYLPLRFGGIKHSMGEGYGDISKVDKDVKSGGNQIEYYDQPAYIREMFESDMTKLGAESRMDGNVYVKPAA; translated from the coding sequence ATGGCCAAGCCTGCTGAAGAGTTGCAAACCACGATGGACAACATCCCCTACTTCTACAAGTGGCAGAAGGGCGAAGGAGTCGACGTTGTCGACACGTTCTTCATCCAGGACCTGAAGGAGGTGCCGCTCAAGTGGTGGGACCGCATGGGCGGTGACGGGACCCTGTTCAACATGGAGGGAGCGGGTGATGCCACCGGCGCCTACATCGTCGAGATCGCGCCGGGCAAGAGCCTGAACCCCATGCGCCACCTCTACGAGGAGCTGATCCTGGTGGTGCAGGGCCGCGGCGCCACCACCATCTGGAACGACAACGGCGCCAAGCAGACCTTCGAGTGGCAGGAAGGGAGCCTCATTTCGGTGCCGTTGAACGTGCATCACCAGCACTTCAATGGCCAAGGCGACAAGCCGGCGCGGCTGTTCTCGGTCAACAACATGCCCATCGTCTTCAGCCTGTTCCACAACGAGCAATTCATCTTCAACACGCCCTACGACTTCCAGGACCGCTTCGACGGCCGTCCGGACTTCTTCTCGAGCAAGGGCACGCAGCACCCCGGCCGCATCTGGGAGACCAACTTCATCGCCGACACCCGCACCTTCAACCTGCAGGAGTGGAAGGAGCGCGGCGCGGGCGGCAAGAACGTCTTCCTGGAAATGTGCGACGGCACCATGGCCGCGCACATCTCGGAGTTCCCGGTAGGGACCTACAAGAAGGCCCACCGCCACGGGCCCGGCTTCAACGTCATCATCATCAAGGGACAGGGTTTCTCGCTGTTCTGGTGGGAAGGCGAGGAGCCCAAGCGTTATGACTGGCAGGATGGCAGCGTGTTCGTGCCGCCCGAGATGATGTTCCACCAGCACTTCAATCTCGGCCCCAGCGGCGCGCGCTACCTGCCGTTGCGTTTCGGCGGGATCAAACACAGCATGGGCGAGGGCTACGGAGACATCTCCAAGGTGGACAAGGACGTGAAGTCCGGCGGCAACCAGATCGAGTACTACGACCAGCCGGCGTACATCCGCGAGATGTTCGAGTCGGACATGACCAAGCTCGGGGCCGAGTCGCGCATGGACGGCAACGTCTACGTCAAGCCCGCCGCGTAG